One window of the Desulfovibrio sp. genome contains the following:
- a CDS encoding DMT family transporter, with product MGTKGETAAQDNTEAQGGTRQRNNATRFVLLALLAVAFLATGGIFVRQSGLSPINTGFYRMLFSIPLLWPLAYGRLHRLTRSQVALLFVAGLFLAGDVALWNTSFGYTTVANANLLTNLTPFTVIPVSYFLFHERLPRLFLPGAAVTLAGVLLLVGGKASPVPANYFGDFLALAAAFFYAGFLLIAYRLRDSIKSSVIMFVSAFGGLVGLFVASLAVEGLQVPQSWDDIWPILALTLCVQVVGHNLLTHCQGKLSVNLSSVICLTQPAIAAVYSWVVFSEQLSTLEILGIVVVMAGVYIVKRQYSAKNTAAESEEAQARCAA from the coding sequence ATGGGCACAAAGGGCGAAACAGCGGCGCAGGACAACACAGAAGCGCAGGGCGGCACGCGGCAGAGAAACAATGCCACAAGGTTCGTGCTTCTGGCCCTGCTGGCAGTGGCCTTTTTGGCGACCGGGGGCATATTTGTGCGGCAAAGCGGGCTGTCGCCGATCAACACGGGTTTTTACCGCATGCTGTTTTCCATTCCGTTGCTCTGGCCGCTGGCCTATGGCCGGTTGCACCGGCTTACCCGTAGTCAGGTGGCCCTGCTTTTTGTGGCGGGTCTGTTTCTGGCGGGCGATGTGGCGCTGTGGAATACCTCGTTTGGCTATACCACCGTTGCCAATGCCAATCTGCTTACCAATCTCACGCCTTTTACGGTAATACCCGTTTCGTATTTTCTGTTTCACGAGCGGCTGCCAAGGCTGTTTTTGCCCGGTGCGGCCGTAACTCTTGCTGGCGTGCTGCTGCTGGTGGGCGGCAAGGCCAGCCCGGTGCCTGCCAACTATTTTGGCGATTTTCTGGCTCTGGCGGCGGCATTTTTTTATGCGGGTTTTCTGCTCATTGCCTACCGCCTGCGCGACAGCATTAAGAGCAGCGTAATCATGTTTGTGAGCGCTTTTGGCGGGCTGGTGGGGCTGTTTGTGGCTTCTCTGGCGGTGGAGGGCTTGCAGGTTCCGCAGAGCTGGGACGACATATGGCCCATACTTGCGCTTACGCTGTGCGTGCAGGTGGTGGGGCATAATCTGCTCACGCACTGTCAGGGCAAGCTCAGCGTAAACCTGTCTTCTGTCATCTGTCTGACCCAGCCAGCCATTGCGGCGGTGTATTCATGGGTCGTGTTTTCAGAGCAGCTTTCAACGCTGGAAATTCTCGGCATCGTGGTTGTCATGGCGGGCGTGTATATCGTCAAAAGGCAGTATTCGGCAAAAAACACTGCCGCAGAATCGGAGGAAGCGCAGGCGCGTTGCGCTGCCTAG